One segment of Paenibacillus rhizovicinus DNA contains the following:
- a CDS encoding ABC transporter permease, which yields MNVSKRRKPHRFQIFKDIGGRPFAFTAGFSFLLLLVFWSALSYTKAVNPVFLPTPDQVLTEMIKLLGTSEYWHHIGISVFRVSAGFVLACIIGIPLGIFAGTFKYGEAFVEPPMEFIRYMPAVAFIPLIMVWAGIGEWAKVLLIFLGCFFQLVLMVADNTRRVSADLLQASFTLGAGRWKAIETVLIPAIQPQLMNTLRLILGWAWTYLVVAELVAVNSGLGYAIMKAQRFLNTDQIFVGIIVIGLLGLISDRIFALLNRRLFPWA from the coding sequence ATGAACGTGTCCAAACGCCGAAAGCCCCATCGGTTTCAAATCTTCAAGGATATCGGCGGGAGGCCGTTTGCCTTCACGGCCGGATTCTCATTCCTGCTGCTGCTCGTCTTCTGGTCGGCGCTGAGCTATACGAAGGCGGTCAATCCCGTCTTCCTGCCGACGCCGGATCAGGTGCTGACGGAGATGATCAAGCTGCTCGGCACGAGCGAATATTGGCATCACATCGGCATCAGCGTTTTCCGGGTATCCGCGGGCTTTGTCCTCGCTTGCATCATCGGCATTCCGCTCGGCATCTTCGCCGGCACGTTCAAATACGGAGAGGCGTTCGTGGAGCCTCCCATGGAATTCATCCGCTATATGCCGGCCGTGGCATTCATTCCGCTCATTATGGTGTGGGCGGGAATCGGCGAATGGGCGAAAGTGCTGCTCATCTTCCTCGGCTGCTTCTTCCAGCTTGTGCTGATGGTGGCCGATAATACGCGCCGCGTCTCGGCGGATCTGCTCCAAGCGTCGTTCACGCTCGGGGCGGGACGCTGGAAAGCGATTGAAACCGTGCTTATTCCGGCTATTCAGCCGCAGCTTATGAACACGCTCCGGCTGATTCTAGGCTGGGCTTGGACGTATCTCGTCGTGGCAGAGCTCGTCGCGGTCAACAGCGGCCTCGGGTATGCGATCATGAAGGCGCAGCGCTTCCTCAATACGGATCAGATTTTCGTCGGCATCATCGTCATCGGACTTCTCGGCTTGATCAGCGATCGCATCTTCGCGCTCTTGAACCGCAGACTGTTCCCTTGGGCATAG
- a CDS encoding ABC transporter substrate-binding protein, whose protein sequence is MKVMKRSVALLMLIAMLTVLAGCGSSKEASTSSSDDPITIALSAWPGWFFWYLVDEKGFFDKHGVNVDLKWFPVYSDSLQALATGKVDANSQTLSDTLAPASKGIGLKAVLVNDNSFGGDAIVSKPGIGSIKELKGKTVATELGTVDHLLLLTALAQNGMSEKDVNYVNMTVNDAGPAFISGKTDASVLWEPFQTTAVKEGKGKILFSSKDTPGLIPDLLVFRDSVVKKRPDDIQKIVDAWFDALNYFKDHQDEAIELMAKHAETTPEDFKLGLSSIKLFTPDDNVKAFSKGEDYSSLTYTAKTTADFLKKLDMVGEIKDFDALFDSRFVEKAAKE, encoded by the coding sequence ATGAAAGTGATGAAACGATCGGTTGCGCTGCTTATGTTGATTGCGATGCTCACGGTGCTTGCTGGCTGCGGAAGTTCCAAGGAGGCCTCGACGAGCTCCTCGGACGACCCGATTACGATTGCGCTCAGCGCTTGGCCGGGCTGGTTCTTCTGGTATTTGGTCGATGAGAAAGGCTTCTTCGACAAGCATGGCGTAAACGTCGACTTGAAATGGTTCCCCGTCTACAGCGATTCCCTCCAGGCGCTGGCGACTGGCAAAGTGGACGCGAACAGCCAAACGCTCAGCGACACGCTCGCGCCGGCTTCCAAAGGCATCGGCCTGAAGGCCGTTCTCGTCAACGACAATTCCTTCGGCGGCGACGCCATCGTAAGCAAGCCCGGCATCGGTTCCATTAAAGAATTGAAGGGCAAGACCGTTGCAACGGAGCTCGGCACGGTCGATCACCTGCTGCTGCTGACGGCGTTGGCGCAGAACGGGATGTCCGAGAAGGATGTCAACTACGTCAACATGACCGTGAACGATGCGGGCCCTGCTTTCATCTCCGGCAAGACGGATGCTTCCGTGCTGTGGGAGCCGTTCCAAACGACGGCGGTCAAAGAGGGCAAAGGCAAGATTCTCTTCTCCTCCAAAGATACGCCGGGCCTCATTCCGGATCTGCTCGTCTTCCGCGACTCCGTCGTGAAGAAGCGTCCGGACGACATTCAGAAGATCGTGGACGCCTGGTTCGATGCGCTGAACTATTTCAAGGACCATCAGGACGAAGCGATCGAATTGATGGCGAAGCACGCGGAGACGACGCCGGAGGACTTCAAGCTGGGGCTCTCGAGCATCAAGCTGTTCACGCCGGATGACAACGTGAAGGCATTCAGCAAGGGCGAAGATTATTCGTCGCTGACCTACACCGCCAAGACGACAGCCGATTTCTTGAAGAAACTCGACATGGTCGGCGAAATCAAAGACTTCGATGCCCTGTTCGATTCCCGTTTCGTAGAAAAAGCCGCCAAGGAGTGA
- the urtE gene encoding urea ABC transporter ATP-binding subunit UrtE produces the protein MLAVQQLEAGYGESVVLRGVTLQVRPGQVVCLLGRNGVGKTTLMKSIMGVLKARKGTVSYKGNDLTKRAPGQRAKKGIGYVPQGREVFAQLTVFENVLLGLEASGTKKRVIPESAIEKFPVLPTMYDRRGGDLSGGQQQQLAFARALASEPDLLLLDEPCEGIQPSIVDDIRDVIRAIKADGKTSILLVEQSLEFVKSVGDYFYILEKGTVAWEGGLGDLNDEVIRHYLTV, from the coding sequence ATGCTAGCCGTTCAACAGCTTGAGGCGGGGTATGGGGAGAGCGTCGTGCTGCGCGGCGTTACGCTGCAGGTGAGGCCGGGGCAGGTCGTCTGCCTGCTCGGGCGCAATGGCGTCGGCAAGACGACGCTGATGAAAAGCATCATGGGCGTGCTGAAGGCGCGCAAAGGGACGGTGTCCTACAAAGGCAACGATCTGACCAAACGCGCTCCGGGGCAGCGGGCGAAGAAAGGCATCGGCTACGTGCCTCAGGGACGCGAGGTGTTCGCGCAGCTGACCGTGTTCGAGAACGTGCTGCTCGGGCTGGAGGCTTCCGGAACGAAGAAACGGGTCATCCCGGAATCGGCAATCGAGAAATTCCCGGTGCTGCCGACGATGTACGATCGCAGGGGCGGCGACCTCAGCGGCGGACAACAGCAGCAGCTGGCGTTCGCGAGGGCGCTGGCGTCGGAGCCCGATCTGCTGCTGCTCGACGAGCCGTGCGAAGGGATTCAGCCCTCCATCGTCGACGATATCCGCGATGTCATTCGTGCGATCAAGGCGGACGGGAAGACGTCGATCCTGCTCGTCGAGCAAAGTTTGGAGTTCGTGAAGAGCGTCGGCGACTACTTCTATATCTTGGAGAAAGGGACCGTTGCATGGGAGGGCGGCCTTGGCGATTTGAACGATGAAGTGATTCGGCACTACTTGACTGTTTAA
- the urtD gene encoding urea ABC transporter ATP-binding protein UrtD: MKEQMESVILRCDEVTVDFDGFKAVQGMNLTLVKGELRFLIGPNGAGKTTMLDVICGKTKPASGKVTFGGGSVDITRKKEHQIAELGIGRKFQTPSIFASLTVSENFEIAMKQNRGVFAAMRAKMRAEDSDRIAAQLEMVGLAEKAHRRAGGLSHGEKQWLEIGMMLLQEPEILLLDEPVAGMTDNETEKTGELLQEIRKTQSVVVVEHDMEFVRNFASFVTVMHEGKLLKEGSMEDVQRDDRVAEVYLGKRRDADASRSTA, from the coding sequence ATGAAGGAGCAGATGGAGTCCGTTATCCTGCGGTGTGACGAGGTGACCGTCGATTTCGACGGGTTCAAAGCCGTGCAGGGCATGAACTTGACGCTGGTGAAGGGAGAGCTGCGTTTCCTGATCGGGCCGAACGGCGCGGGCAAGACGACGATGCTTGACGTCATCTGCGGCAAGACGAAACCGGCGTCAGGAAAAGTGACGTTCGGCGGGGGAAGCGTCGATATTACGCGGAAGAAAGAGCATCAGATCGCGGAGCTCGGCATCGGACGCAAATTCCAAACGCCGTCGATCTTCGCATCGCTGACCGTCAGCGAGAATTTCGAAATCGCCATGAAGCAGAACCGGGGCGTGTTCGCCGCCATGCGTGCGAAGATGCGGGCGGAGGACAGCGACCGCATCGCGGCGCAGCTGGAGATGGTGGGGCTTGCGGAGAAGGCGCATCGGCGGGCGGGCGGACTGTCGCACGGCGAGAAGCAGTGGCTGGAGATCGGCATGATGCTGCTGCAGGAGCCGGAAATCTTGCTGCTCGACGAGCCTGTGGCGGGCATGACCGACAACGAAACGGAGAAGACGGGCGAGCTGCTGCAGGAAATTCGCAAGACGCAGTCTGTCGTCGTGGTAGAGCATGATATGGAATTCGTCCGCAATTTCGCGAGCTTCGTTACCGTCATGCACGAAGGGAAGCTGCTCAAGGAAGGATCGATGGAAGACGTACAGCGCGATGACCGGGTAGCGGAAGTGTATTTGGGGAAAAGGCGGGATGCCGATGCTAGCCGTTCAACAGCTTGA
- the urtC gene encoding urea ABC transporter permease subunit UrtC, with the protein MPIRKLSAQRLWLLAAYAAAAAALFCAPLVLSDFRLNLLAKFLAYAIVALGLDLIWGYTGILSLGHGVFFGLGGYAMAMYLKLDASGGKLPDFMDWSGLTKLPWFWKPFASLPFAIAAGILVPAMLALILGYVTFRNRIRGVYFTILTQALVIITTTLFIGQQAYTGGTNGLTGYSKLFGYSLGSPETKKWLYWVTVMLLIGAYLLCRVLVKSRFGKVLRAIRDGENRVRFIGYDPALYQMVAFGFSAGLAGLAGMLFVLHVGIISPSMMGIVPSIEMVLWVAIGGRGTLVGAVLGAVLLNYAKSTFSESYPNIWIVFMGALFVVVVVFLPKGAAGLFGQFKWLRRRKAADEGADGVRYPAV; encoded by the coding sequence ATGCCCATTCGCAAATTATCGGCGCAGCGGCTCTGGCTGTTGGCCGCCTATGCGGCGGCCGCGGCCGCGCTGTTCTGCGCGCCGCTCGTGCTGAGCGATTTTCGGCTTAACCTGCTGGCCAAATTCCTGGCCTATGCCATCGTGGCGCTGGGGCTTGATCTGATATGGGGCTACACCGGCATTCTCAGCTTGGGGCACGGCGTATTCTTCGGTCTCGGCGGTTATGCGATGGCGATGTATTTGAAGCTGGACGCCAGCGGCGGCAAGCTCCCGGACTTCATGGACTGGAGCGGGCTCACGAAGCTGCCTTGGTTCTGGAAACCGTTCGCATCGCTGCCATTCGCGATCGCCGCCGGCATATTAGTGCCCGCGATGCTTGCGCTCATCCTCGGTTACGTCACGTTCCGCAATCGGATCCGAGGCGTATACTTCACGATTCTGACGCAGGCGCTTGTCATCATTACGACGACGCTCTTCATTGGACAGCAGGCCTATACGGGCGGCACGAATGGGCTCACCGGATACAGCAAGCTGTTCGGTTATTCGCTCGGCTCGCCCGAAACGAAGAAATGGCTGTATTGGGTGACGGTCATGCTTCTCATCGGCGCCTACTTATTATGTAGGGTTCTTGTGAAAAGCCGATTCGGCAAAGTGCTGCGGGCGATCCGCGACGGCGAGAACCGGGTCCGGTTCATCGGCTATGATCCGGCGCTCTACCAAATGGTCGCGTTCGGCTTCTCGGCGGGGCTCGCCGGCCTGGCCGGCATGCTGTTCGTGCTTCATGTCGGCATTATTTCTCCGTCCATGATGGGCATCGTTCCTTCGATTGAAATGGTGCTGTGGGTCGCGATCGGCGGCCGCGGCACGCTGGTCGGAGCGGTGCTTGGCGCGGTGCTGCTCAATTACGCGAAGAGCACCTTCAGCGAATCTTACCCGAACATTTGGATCGTGTTCATGGGCGCATTGTTCGTTGTCGTCGTCGTCTTCCTACCGAAGGGGGCGGCAGGTCTGTTTGGTCAATTCAAATGGCTTAGAAGGAGGAAGGCGGCCGATGAAGGAGCAGATGGAGTCCGTTATCCTGCGGTGTGA